AGACTGTACCAAGCCGCGACGGGCGAGTCTATTCCGCCGCTTACCAAGCCGACTGTCCGTCCCTGTGATCCCACGGGAAGACCGCCGACACCCTCCATCTCCTCGACGTAGACGTAAGCCGCGTCTTCGCGCGCCTCTACGCCTACCGAGAGTTCGGGATCATCGAGGTCGACCTCCGGCTCCTCGACCGCTTCCCAGACTGCGTCTCCTATCTTCCGTCCCATATCCTCGCTGTCAAACGAGTGGTCGCCTGCCGACCTCGGACGTACTGCGAACTTCCCCGAGTCGAATCCGACTGCCTTTACGAGGCTCACCGCGGCGTTTTCCATCTCGTCCATCTCGGGATCGACACGTACCGCGGGAGAAGTCCTCACGACACCGAAGACGTCGGCTACCGCCTCAGCTGCGTCTACGACGTTATCGCAGTCTACGAAGAGACGCCCCCACTCGACCTCTATTCCGTTGTACTCAATCTCCCTGTCGTCGAGCGTGAGACGTATTCTGTCGGCTAAGAGACGCTGGAGACGTGACCTCACTGAGCTACTCTTGTTGCCTATCTCTCCGTAACGCACGAGGACTGTGTCGTACAGATCCTCGGCTTCGAGGTCTTCGGCGTCTCCGGCATCATTTCGCTTCGTGTCGGCTCTCATCTGTCAAAAGATACGGCTGAGACTCTTTTAACTCTGGCTAGAAAGTCGACATCTCGCCGTGTATTATGTCACGTGTGAGGTCAGTCACATTTTCGAGGGCGTCGTCTGTGATCGACTCTATCTCGTACTCGACGTCGGAGAGTTCGACGCCTTCCTCTGTCTGAACCTGGAGACCGGCTATCTGTGGCTCGTCTATCGGCTTTCCTATCTGTGACAGGAGCTTCACCCTCAGGTCTTCTATGCCGTCGACCTCGTCGACGACCTTCTTCGCTATACGTATCGAGAGAAGGTTGTAGATCTTGCCTATGTGGTTGACGGGGTTCTTTCCGCTCGTGGCTTCGAGGCTCATGTTCCTACTCGGGGTTATGAGACCGTTGGCGCGGTTGCCCCTTCCGACGCTTCCGTCGTCTCCCATCTCAGCGCTCGTCCCCGTCTCTGTGAGGTAGAAAGTCCCCTCGTCCCGAGGACTCTCTGAGTCCTCGTGTGCATGCGAGTCTTCAGATTCGCGAACGTCGTAGTCGTCGGCGGTGTTGACTGCGACGTTGAGGTCTCTGTCAGTGTACTCCTCGGCTGTCGAGGCGACGAACTCCCTGACGTCCTCCATCACGCTGATATACTCATCGGCGTCCTTGACGTACTCCGAGACAGTCGCCGCCGCGACCGTGAGATCTAAGGTATCGCCCTCGCGTTTTCCCATCACCTTGACGTCCTCTCCCACCGCGGGAATCTCGTGTCTCAGGTCTTCGTAGATCTGTGTCTCGGTCTCGTAGACTACCTCCTCGGTCTCGGAGAATGGCGCGTGACCCACTCCGAACGAGGTGTCGTTTGCCTTCGGAACCGCACCGTCTTCGAGCTTGAAGACGTCCTTGAGATCTGTCGATCCCTCGCCCATACGTACGTCGACGACGACCTCCGACTCTAAGTCGATATTCTGGAGGGTGTCGTCGATATAGTCACGTGCCGCCTTGACAGCGAGGGTGTCGGTGGGTATTGCCTCGCCCTCGAACTCCTTCGTCGCCCTTCCGACTATCAGGACGTAGATCGGCTCAACGACCTCTCCGCCGCCGAAGTCGGGCTGGCTCCGTCCCGCGACCAACTGACACTCATCTGTGTTGTGGTGGAGGACAGCACCGAACCTGTCGAGGTACTCCTGAGACAGCGCGCGCATTACCGACTCGGCGATGCCGTCACAGATAGAGTCGGGATGTCCCATCCCTTTTCTCTCGGCGAGCTCGATCCTCTGTTGATCCACAGGGATCTCGTCGAGAGACTCGACTCTTATGTTACGTTCCATAATCAGAGTCGTCGCCGGCTGATCTAATAACTTCTGATGACAGCTTGGTAGCCGTTTTCTCGGCTCGGCTACATTTTTTAGGCTGTCAACCTCTCCCATAAAAAATAAAGTTATGAGTGTAGACAAACCTACATAGTACATGGCGCGTTCCGACGAGGGTGAGGACTCGATAGTCCCCGAGGGGTACGTCGAGCCCGAGATCTCGACGCCCGAGGACGACGACCTTGACGAGGACATGGCTAAGACCCCCGACGAGATCAAACACGATGTCGAGGAGATCGACGAGAGACGAAACCTCGTGCGCCTCGACGAGGACGACGGTGACGAGCTTTCTTCTTCACCGCGCCAGAGAAGGAGCCGGGGACACGGACGTGACCGTCCGAATCCCAAGGAGTCCGACAGACCGACATCCAGACGCCATCCCGAGCCCTCGGTCGAAGACACCGACCTCGACCGGAGTTCGGAGTCGGATGTCGAGACTAAGCTACGTGAGGCACTTGAGGAGAGACACGACAACGCCTTCTACGTCGGTGTCAAGAGACAGGGCGAGATTGAGGTGATCGACTCAGACGTCGACTCCTCCGAAGACATAATCGCGGAGGTCTTCACTCAGTATATCAGATACGAGTACGAGTCAAACGACAGTACCTACA
This is a stretch of genomic DNA from Candidatus Afararchaeum irisae. It encodes these proteins:
- the thiI gene encoding tRNA uracil 4-sulfurtransferase ThiI; its protein translation is MRADTKRNDAGDAEDLEAEDLYDTVLVRYGEIGNKSSSVRSRLQRLLADRIRLTLDDREIEYNGIEVEWGRLFVDCDNVVDAAEAVADVFGVVRTSPAVRVDPEMDEMENAAVSLVKAVGFDSGKFAVRPRSAGDHSFDSEDMGRKIGDAVWEAVEEPEVDLDDPELSVGVEAREDAAYVYVEEMEGVGGLPVGSQGRTVGLVSGGIDSPVAAWYSLRRGSSLVPIYLDLDPLVGEDHFERARLAVEALSRYAPDVDEIWRVPTDGILLQLFDEVERDRMIIYRRIMLRIAEAIAKKEDAEGIVTGESLGQKSSQTARNLRVTSEAVGMPVHRPLFGRDKTEITAKAREIGTYPTVDIDEGCASLAPHHPTTHADLEDVREKEVGLSRDVEKLVLDAVERSEKVRVRRD
- a CDS encoding methionine adenosyltransferase produces the protein MERNIRVESLDEIPVDQQRIELAERKGMGHPDSICDGIAESVMRALSQEYLDRFGAVLHHNTDECQLVAGRSQPDFGGGEVVEPIYVLIVGRATKEFEGEAIPTDTLAVKAARDYIDDTLQNIDLESEVVVDVRMGEGSTDLKDVFKLEDGAVPKANDTSFGVGHAPFSETEEVVYETETQIYEDLRHEIPAVGEDVKVMGKREGDTLDLTVAAATVSEYVKDADEYISVMEDVREFVASTAEEYTDRDLNVAVNTADDYDVRESEDSHAHEDSESPRDEGTFYLTETGTSAEMGDDGSVGRGNRANGLITPSRNMSLEATSGKNPVNHIGKIYNLLSIRIAKKVVDEVDGIEDLRVKLLSQIGKPIDEPQIAGLQVQTEEGVELSDVEYEIESITDDALENVTDLTRDIIHGEMSTF